The following proteins come from a genomic window of Gimesia chilikensis:
- a CDS encoding tetratricopeptide repeat protein, whose translation MLENIAYIVAAVFCELYLFLMIRGLFSSRSQGHQFSHLKNLDSAIASYSKLIQKNPRDTKSYLARSSAYIQQERLTEALADCDMVTLLEPDNPYAFLNRGAIYGLQNEHEKCIDETTRCLELKPDTLDALINRAHTYARLGNIDAALSDFARIIELAPRNPDHYFERGNCFLNLHKYPEAIADYTHALKQRDKTWEYYYRWDCHQKRGIAHTKLGQLKQAREDFDLALKHCLFHEAIRLDPHDLENYILRGTLYYCAEQYQNALLDFLQIQKQTTLTPDQQAILGFCYLKLGEVQQAKAIFRQALESNVYNTDIDQNPGDPGNYLDRGILRFELQEYQTAIDDFNHALKLGEKSVELLAARGSACLKLGKYDLAKQDYETALSRAPDCPTAYFCLAWMLATCPEPQYRNGPKALELAHRNLELLPEINWNSLSVLAAASAESGDFEGAIKWITRAMKLAQNEDKTDCEKQLQCYERNQAYTDLTP comes from the coding sequence ATGCTGGAAAATATTGCCTACATTGTCGCAGCCGTCTTCTGCGAACTCTATCTCTTTCTGATGATCCGTGGTCTGTTTTCATCACGCTCACAGGGACATCAATTTTCACACCTCAAGAATCTCGATTCTGCCATCGCAAGTTATAGCAAGCTGATTCAAAAGAATCCTCGCGATACCAAATCCTACCTGGCACGTTCCAGCGCTTACATCCAGCAGGAGCGTCTGACAGAGGCACTTGCCGATTGCGATATGGTCACACTGTTGGAGCCAGATAACCCTTATGCATTCTTAAATCGGGGAGCCATTTATGGTCTACAAAATGAGCATGAGAAATGTATCGATGAAACGACCCGCTGTCTCGAATTAAAACCCGATACACTTGATGCACTGATCAATCGCGCCCATACCTATGCCCGTCTCGGAAACATCGATGCGGCACTGAGCGACTTTGCTCGGATCATCGAACTGGCCCCTCGTAACCCGGATCATTACTTTGAACGGGGTAACTGCTTCCTGAATCTCCACAAGTATCCAGAGGCGATTGCAGACTATACACATGCGTTGAAACAACGCGACAAAACCTGGGAGTACTATTACCGCTGGGATTGTCACCAGAAGCGCGGAATCGCCCATACAAAACTGGGACAGTTGAAACAGGCACGTGAAGATTTTGATCTCGCCTTAAAACATTGCCTCTTTCACGAGGCCATTCGACTCGACCCACATGACCTCGAGAACTACATCCTGCGGGGAACTCTCTATTATTGTGCCGAGCAGTATCAGAACGCCCTGCTGGACTTTCTGCAGATACAGAAACAGACCACGCTTACTCCGGATCAGCAGGCCATTCTGGGGTTCTGTTATTTGAAGCTGGGTGAAGTGCAACAGGCAAAAGCCATCTTCAGGCAGGCACTGGAAAGTAATGTTTATAATACAGACATCGACCAGAACCCCGGTGATCCCGGCAATTATCTCGATCGCGGCATACTCCGGTTTGAACTGCAGGAATATCAAACAGCGATTGACGATTTTAACCACGCCCTGAAGTTGGGTGAGAAGTCCGTAGAATTGCTGGCTGCACGGGGATCAGCCTGTCTGAAACTGGGCAAATATGACCTGGCGAAGCAGGATTATGAAACCGCACTTTCGCGCGCCCCCGACTGCCCGACCGCTTATTTTTGTCTGGCCTGGATGCTGGCCACCTGCCCTGAACCTCAATATCGCAATGGCCCCAAGGCCCTGGAACTGGCGCACCGTAATCTGGAGTTACTTCCTGAAATAAACTGGAACTCCCTGAGTGTACTCGCAGCCGCCTCTGCGGAGTCCGGCGACTTTGAAGGTGCGATCAAGTGGATCACCCGGGCCATGAAATTGGCCCAAAATGAAGATAAAACAGACTGTGAAAAACAGCTACAGTGTTATGAAAGAAATCAGGCCTATACCGATCTCACCCCCTGA
- a CDS encoding DUF2293 domain-containing protein produces MTSNTFSPGPTPDSVKAADGSIHTVPAGWTLLPPGDAGLTRRVKAAGEFWSVQEKKGRRTFSKGIWAPAETIAQIQADLAAERATPAYAKKQAAAAARREQEQSTYVDDFLTAVLSYLDFHPTHEQIAHQMAQAITAHATPVGSGTVARTKRIPLEQRAEAAVIAWMRHQTTAYDEMVIPRVKGKRREVRRMLARRSKELLNEYRSAATPPTDCPLHRALAEWEADGLK; encoded by the coding sequence ATGACCAGCAACACGTTCTCGCCCGGCCCGACACCGGATTCTGTCAAAGCCGCGGATGGCTCGATCCATACGGTCCCCGCGGGCTGGACCCTGCTCCCTCCTGGCGACGCTGGTCTGACGCGTCGAGTCAAAGCAGCGGGGGAATTCTGGAGCGTACAGGAGAAGAAAGGCCGGCGAACCTTTTCGAAAGGCATCTGGGCCCCCGCAGAGACCATCGCTCAGATACAAGCCGACCTGGCAGCAGAGCGTGCTACTCCTGCCTATGCAAAAAAGCAAGCTGCGGCTGCCGCACGCCGGGAACAGGAACAGTCCACCTACGTAGACGATTTTCTCACTGCGGTACTCTCCTATCTGGACTTTCATCCGACTCACGAGCAGATCGCCCATCAGATGGCACAGGCAATCACGGCGCACGCAACTCCCGTCGGTAGCGGAACGGTGGCCCGTACAAAACGGATCCCCCTGGAGCAACGTGCGGAAGCAGCTGTCATCGCCTGGATGCGGCACCAGACAACCGCTTATGATGAAATGGTCATTCCCCGTGTGAAAGGGAAACGACGCGAAGTCCGGCGGATGCTGGCCCGTCGCTCCAAGGAACTGCTAAATGAGTATCGGAGCGCCGCTACTCCTCCGACAGACTGCCCCCTGCACCGCGCCCTTGCAGAGTGGGAAGCCGATGGTTTAAAGTGA
- a CDS encoding class I fructose-bisphosphate aldolase has product MSLQQLIETAYAMVADDKGLLAMDESTPTCHKRFAKLNIPQTEEFRRDYRELLVTTPGLNEAISGAILYDETIRQQTKDGKPFVQVLQEAGIIPGIKVDKSTTSLAGFPGEKITEGLDGLRERLAEYVELGARFAKWRAVITIGEGTPTTGCLEANAHLLARYASLCQEAGLVPIVEPEVLMDGAHTLQRCFEVTEQTLRLVFAQLAAQRVLLEGMILKPNMIVPGLQCPKQNSVEEVADATVSCFRRVVPVAVPGVAFLSGGQSSELASERLNMMNTKYKTKVPWALSFSFARAIQQPGMEIWSGDSANVAAAQKSMYHRASCNRSARRGEYSAEMESATA; this is encoded by the coding sequence ATGAGTCTGCAGCAACTGATCGAAACAGCCTACGCAATGGTCGCGGACGACAAGGGCCTGCTGGCCATGGACGAAAGCACGCCCACCTGCCACAAACGGTTTGCGAAACTCAATATTCCCCAGACCGAGGAATTCCGACGCGATTACCGCGAACTGCTGGTCACCACGCCTGGCCTGAATGAAGCAATCAGTGGTGCGATCCTGTACGACGAAACCATCCGTCAGCAGACTAAAGACGGCAAGCCTTTCGTGCAGGTGCTTCAGGAAGCCGGCATTATTCCCGGTATCAAGGTCGACAAAAGTACGACCTCCCTGGCAGGATTCCCCGGAGAGAAAATTACCGAGGGACTGGATGGCCTGCGGGAACGACTCGCAGAATACGTAGAGTTAGGCGCCCGGTTCGCCAAGTGGCGAGCCGTGATCACGATTGGGGAAGGCACCCCCACAACCGGTTGTCTGGAAGCCAACGCTCACCTGCTGGCACGCTATGCATCCTTGTGTCAGGAAGCCGGTCTGGTTCCCATCGTGGAACCGGAAGTTTTGATGGACGGAGCCCATACCCTGCAACGCTGTTTTGAAGTGACCGAACAGACGCTGCGACTCGTCTTCGCTCAGCTCGCCGCGCAACGCGTATTGCTGGAGGGCATGATCCTCAAACCAAATATGATCGTCCCGGGTCTGCAGTGTCCCAAGCAGAATTCGGTTGAGGAAGTCGCCGATGCGACAGTCAGCTGTTTCCGACGCGTGGTTCCCGTCGCAGTTCCCGGCGTCGCGTTCCTCTCCGGCGGTCAGTCAAGCGAACTCGCCTCCGAGCGTCTGAACATGATGAATACCAAGTACAAAACCAAAGTTCCCTGGGCACTCTCCTTCTCATTTGCCCGCGCCATTCAGCAGCCCGGCATGGAGATCTGGAGCGGAGATTCCGCGAATGTCGCAGCGGCGCAAAAATCGATGTACCATCGCGCCAGCTGTAACCGCAGTGCCCGACGCGGAGAATACAGCGCCGAAATGGAATCGGCGACCGCATAA
- a CDS encoding DUF1653 domain-containing protein, which yields MTVKTGRYRHYKGNDYLVIGVARHSETEEEMVVYSADYGQFGLWVRPKEMFLEKVEVDGHVVPRFQFIGPE from the coding sequence ATGACCGTGAAAACCGGCCGTTATCGACATTATAAAGGAAACGACTATCTCGTTATCGGAGTCGCCAGACATAGTGAGACCGAAGAAGAGATGGTCGTTTACAGTGCAGATTACGGCCAGTTCGGTCTCTGGGTGCGTCCCAAGGAAATGTTCCTGGAAAAAGTCGAGGTCGACGGACACGTCGTTCCCCGCTTTCAGTTTATTGGTCCCGAGTAG
- a CDS encoding CPXCG motif-containing cysteine-rich protein, with product MQEEASYICDACGEEIVIPIDVSQGADQEYVEDCPVCCHPNVIHVHVGRDGVADIQAEAE from the coding sequence ATGCAGGAAGAAGCCAGTTATATTTGTGATGCATGTGGTGAAGAAATCGTCATCCCCATCGATGTTTCCCAGGGGGCCGATCAGGAATATGTTGAGGACTGTCCGGTCTGTTGTCATCCGAACGTAATCCATGTGCACGTGGGTCGCGATGGTGTCGCTGACATTCAGGCGGAAGCCGAGTAG
- a CDS encoding dual specificity protein phosphatase family protein, with product MREILPRLLWIGNARDARDLNQVLDLGITAVIDLAREEPPISYPREIVYCRLPLIDGDENQTVVLQTALTTVARFISADLPTLVACSAGMSRSPAIVAGALSLVHDFPFSEALQQVAAAGPCDVAPGLWNEIQQLLEKTEPGS from the coding sequence ATGCGCGAAATCTTGCCTCGACTGCTCTGGATCGGTAATGCCCGGGATGCACGCGACTTAAATCAGGTTCTCGATCTCGGCATTACCGCAGTCATTGATCTGGCACGGGAAGAGCCGCCCATCAGCTATCCCCGTGAAATCGTCTACTGTCGTCTTCCCCTGATCGATGGTGACGAAAACCAGACTGTGGTATTGCAGACCGCTTTGACCACCGTGGCCCGCTTCATTTCCGCCGATCTACCGACCCTAGTCGCCTGCAGTGCCGGCATGAGCCGCTCCCCCGCAATCGTGGCCGGGGCACTGTCGCTGGTGCATGACTTTCCGTTTTCCGAAGCACTCCAGCAGGTCGCTGCCGCAGGTCCCTGCGATGTCGCTCCGGGACTCTGGAATGAGATTCAACAGTTACTTGAGAAAACCGAACCGGGCAGCTAA
- a CDS encoding serpin family protein, which translates to MDQKRQISAEQRYCELRTIVDDGNRFACALFAELSRVNSGNLFFSPASISTALAMTLAGARGETAKEMKQALRLTQEGQQLHESFHHLLTETRTGGVELNVANQLWGQADYQFLTPFLDTVREYYGGGLQSVDFQGNPGDAAAQINQWVSQETRGKITEVASPLSFNELTRLVLVNAIYFKGTWEEEFDPELTRDEPFHISAEQQTPVPMMHQTNTFGYYENELVQVLELPYRQQNVVMQPVEAEDGSFYMTAQEIPGGGSDFSMCIILPREQGTLQTVESELNSETLDQWLSTNHREVIVSLPRFQLELEYELNAPLEALGMKQAFGPDTADFSGMTDDPEGLFIGSVLHKTFVEVNEQGTEAAAATGVIIAAGCAMEPEPPIVFRADHPFLFLIRDRQTRLIYFMGRYQQPD; encoded by the coding sequence ATGGATCAGAAACGTCAAATCAGTGCCGAACAGCGCTATTGTGAGCTGCGTACCATTGTCGATGATGGAAACCGTTTTGCCTGTGCCCTGTTTGCAGAACTATCACGAGTTAATTCCGGAAACCTGTTCTTTTCCCCGGCCAGTATTTCCACTGCGCTCGCGATGACACTCGCAGGTGCCCGCGGGGAAACAGCGAAGGAGATGAAACAGGCGCTGCGACTGACTCAAGAAGGACAGCAGCTGCATGAATCGTTTCACCATTTGTTAACTGAGACCCGTACGGGAGGCGTGGAGCTGAACGTTGCCAACCAACTCTGGGGGCAGGCTGATTATCAGTTTCTCACTCCCTTCCTGGATACGGTCCGCGAGTATTACGGCGGCGGTTTGCAGAGCGTCGATTTTCAGGGGAATCCTGGAGATGCGGCAGCTCAGATTAATCAGTGGGTCAGCCAGGAGACGCGCGGCAAAATCACGGAAGTGGCGTCACCCCTCAGTTTCAATGAACTGACAAGGCTGGTTCTGGTCAACGCGATCTACTTCAAGGGAACCTGGGAAGAGGAGTTCGATCCGGAACTGACACGGGATGAACCATTTCACATCTCAGCCGAACAGCAGACGCCAGTCCCGATGATGCATCAGACAAATACCTTCGGCTATTATGAAAATGAACTGGTTCAGGTGCTGGAACTGCCTTACCGTCAACAGAATGTCGTCATGCAGCCTGTAGAAGCAGAAGATGGCAGTTTTTATATGACAGCACAGGAAATCCCGGGAGGGGGGAGCGACTTCAGCATGTGTATTATCTTGCCTCGCGAGCAGGGGACATTGCAAACAGTGGAATCCGAGTTGAATTCGGAGACGCTCGATCAGTGGCTGAGCACGAATCATCGTGAAGTCATTGTCAGTCTGCCCCGCTTTCAACTGGAGCTGGAATATGAGCTGAATGCGCCGCTGGAAGCTTTGGGGATGAAACAGGCGTTTGGGCCGGATACTGCAGACTTTTCCGGGATGACTGATGACCCTGAGGGCCTATTTATCGGCTCGGTGTTGCACAAGACGTTTGTGGAAGTTAACGAGCAGGGAACTGAAGCAGCGGCTGCGACAGGGGTCATCATAGCCGCAGGCTGTGCGATGGAACCCGAACCTCCCATAGTTTTTAGAGCCGATCACCCGTTTCTGTTTTTGATCCGTGACCGTCAGACTCGGCTGATCTATTTCATGGGACGGTATCAGCAACCGGATTAG
- a CDS encoding putative bifunctional diguanylate cyclase/phosphodiesterase, with translation MTDLNSELSYLQAFRDAVDEAGIVAMTDVRGKILDVNENFCQISGYSREELLGQNHRILRSEQHSDEFFREMYRTIGQGNVWRGEICNKSKSGSLYWVNTTIVPLQDDQGKISGYLALRIDISEQKRLMQRMQHLAHHDPLTGLPNRVSILESIQRVIDRQPEKHYALLFMDFDRFKLINDSLGHDVGDKLLEAIAVRLRKSVRATDTIQAARLGGDEFVVLLENLKSPQDATRVAERLINTLSEPYNLGGYTIYSSASIGIVTSEHPVSSASEMLSNADLAMYEAKAEKLDRPVVFDRVLREKAQRRLYVENELRDVLSRNELTLFYQPIIDLETEELRGVEALIRWFHPVGGMIPPDEFISVAEEMDMIIPIGNFVIDEACRQLADWRNRLGEHAPENMHVNVSRKQLEHPTLISVVEQALQKYDLPAGCVHLEVTESMIMHDRDASIATLNGLKKLGVKLDVDDFGTGYSSLSCLCDFPIDALKLDREFVKKSDRDREVTLIHALIILAEKLGLEVIAEGVENTEQLALLQDLGCCLGQGYYFSRPVSGKDLEESILVGLGTTSPVAKV, from the coding sequence TTGACAGATCTTAACTCCGAATTGAGTTATCTACAGGCATTTCGCGACGCCGTCGATGAGGCGGGGATCGTGGCGATGACCGATGTGCGGGGTAAGATCCTGGATGTCAACGAGAATTTCTGCCAGATCTCGGGCTACAGCCGCGAGGAACTGCTTGGTCAAAATCACCGTATCCTGCGATCCGAACAGCATAGTGATGAATTCTTTCGTGAAATGTATCGGACCATCGGACAGGGGAATGTCTGGCGGGGGGAGATCTGTAACAAATCCAAAAGCGGATCGCTCTACTGGGTGAATACCACAATCGTGCCTCTCCAGGATGACCAGGGTAAGATTAGTGGCTACCTTGCACTACGAATTGATATCAGCGAGCAGAAACGTCTGATGCAGCGGATGCAGCACCTGGCACATCATGATCCCCTGACAGGACTACCGAACCGGGTTTCAATTCTGGAATCGATCCAGCGAGTGATCGATCGTCAGCCGGAAAAACATTATGCGCTGCTCTTTATGGACTTTGATCGCTTTAAGCTGATCAACGACAGCCTGGGGCATGACGTCGGGGACAAACTGCTCGAAGCGATTGCAGTTCGCCTGCGGAAATCGGTACGTGCTACAGATACGATCCAGGCCGCTCGACTTGGCGGTGACGAATTTGTGGTTCTGCTGGAGAATCTGAAATCGCCTCAGGATGCGACCAGGGTGGCGGAGCGGCTGATCAACACCTTATCTGAACCGTACAATCTGGGCGGATATACAATTTACTCCAGCGCCAGCATCGGGATCGTGACCAGCGAGCATCCCGTAAGTTCTGCCAGCGAGATGCTGAGTAATGCGGATCTGGCGATGTACGAAGCAAAAGCGGAGAAGCTGGATCGGCCGGTTGTGTTCGACCGTGTACTGCGGGAGAAGGCACAACGACGTCTCTATGTGGAGAATGAACTCCGCGATGTGTTGTCACGCAATGAACTGACGCTTTTCTATCAGCCGATCATTGATCTGGAAACAGAGGAACTGCGGGGCGTCGAGGCGCTGATTCGCTGGTTCCATCCGGTGGGAGGCATGATTCCTCCCGATGAGTTTATCTCGGTCGCCGAAGAGATGGATATGATCATTCCCATTGGTAACTTCGTGATCGATGAAGCCTGCCGACAGTTGGCCGACTGGCGGAACCGTCTGGGAGAGCACGCACCAGAGAATATGCATGTGAACGTCTCACGGAAACAGCTGGAACATCCGACTTTGATTTCCGTCGTCGAACAGGCTCTGCAGAAATATGATCTGCCCGCAGGATGTGTGCACCTGGAAGTGACCGAAAGTATGATCATGCACGACCGGGATGCCTCGATTGCCACCCTGAACGGCTTGAAAAAACTGGGGGTCAAACTGGACGTCGATGACTTCGGGACCGGGTATTCATCACTGTCATGCCTGTGTGACTTTCCCATTGATGCTTTAAAGCTAGACCGGGAATTCGTCAAGAAATCGGACCGGGACCGTGAGGTCACCCTGATTCACGCGCTGATCATCCTGGCCGAGAAGCTGGGGCTGGAAGTGATTGCAGAAGGGGTCGAAAATACCGAACAGCTGGCACTTCTGCAGGACTTGGGGTGCTGTCTGGGCCAGGGTTATTACTTCTCCAGACCGGTTAGCGGCAAGGATCTGGAAGAATCCATTCTCGTGGGACTGGGGACAACTTCCCCGGTGGCGAAAGTCTGA
- a CDS encoding pentapeptide repeat-containing protein, with the protein MHHTTEIPRIDRRSAIASEITSFLLFNVATMKSVFCISLSLLSLILAGVMGGFYLKLRHTYQVQQAALQQQISVLQQQLKQQAQPDQFTPRNQLIAILFDARADDPERKEPQNKLTPHHKQKRVPAFNERLRRDAALEFVKLEYDAGKRWHEIDLSNAFLSGVNLSRHELIKLNIKDALIRSNFCDADLRSANFRNSSFGSTNFKRADLARADFSGAEMEGVVFSGANLDKANLISVHAEGASIIQAQARGANFYAANLKDVLFWESHLEGASFWNANLEDASLGGADLKEASFRNAFMLGTELMGSNLEGASFMGAYMEKADLRGAALTGANFYGASLAGAIVDSPDWINQLRNLDPPVENFQFNRWSIVNGEDDYGESVYRLDGPLTALKPERSLYRDLSTSDE; encoded by the coding sequence TTGCATCATACAACTGAGATTCCGAGAATAGACAGACGTTCCGCAATAGCATCTGAAATTACTTCCTTTCTCCTATTCAATGTCGCAACTATGAAATCAGTATTCTGTATTTCCCTGTCGCTACTGTCGCTGATACTCGCTGGAGTAATGGGGGGGTTCTATCTGAAATTACGCCACACTTATCAAGTCCAACAGGCTGCATTACAGCAACAGATCAGCGTGCTGCAACAACAGCTGAAACAGCAAGCTCAGCCCGACCAGTTTACACCCCGGAATCAGCTGATCGCGATCCTCTTCGATGCCAGAGCAGATGACCCGGAACGGAAAGAACCACAAAACAAGCTTACTCCCCACCACAAACAGAAACGCGTGCCGGCCTTCAATGAGCGCCTCCGTCGTGACGCAGCCCTCGAGTTCGTGAAACTGGAATACGATGCGGGTAAACGCTGGCATGAGATTGATCTGAGCAACGCATTTCTAAGTGGCGTCAATTTGAGCCGACATGAACTGATTAAACTCAATATCAAAGACGCGTTAATAAGAAGTAATTTTTGCGATGCGGATTTGCGTAGTGCGAATTTCCGTAACAGCAGTTTCGGAAGTACGAATTTTAAAAGAGCTGATCTGGCACGAGCTGACTTCTCAGGTGCAGAAATGGAGGGGGTTGTCTTCTCCGGTGCTAATCTGGATAAGGCTAATCTGATTTCCGTTCATGCAGAAGGAGCATCGATCATTCAAGCTCAAGCAAGAGGTGCCAATTTTTATGCTGCAAATCTAAAGGACGTCCTATTCTGGGAATCTCATCTGGAAGGAGCCAGTTTCTGGAACGCCAACCTGGAAGATGCCTCTCTGGGCGGTGCCGACTTGAAAGAGGCGTCATTCAGAAATGCCTTTATGTTGGGCACTGAACTCATGGGCTCCAATCTGGAAGGAGCTTCCTTCATGGGAGCTTACATGGAGAAGGCAGATCTGCGCGGCGCCGCTCTGACAGGTGCCAATTTTTATGGTGCCTCGCTAGCGGGCGCTATTGTTGACTCCCCCGACTGGATAAATCAACTACGGAATCTTGATCCTCCTGTCGAAAATTTTCAGTTTAATCGCTGGTCGATTGTTAATGGAGAAGATGATTATGGTGAGTCGGTCTATCGTCTGGATGGTCCCTTGACCGCACTGAAACCAGAACGTTCGCTCTATCGGGACCTGTCAACTTCAGATGAATAA
- a CDS encoding NADPH-dependent FMN reductase, translating to MASPKILAFAGSTRQNSHNQRVLEVAVAGARAAGAEVTVVNLKHYPLPLFNEDLERSTGEPDAAAKLKQLFFEHDGLLIASPEYNSSITPLLKNTIDWVSRKVGDETPLQAYRGKVAALVSASPGALGGLRGLVHVRSILGNIGVVVLPDQVAVSKAHEAFDENGQLKDENQQKSVSGVGAKLAEMLQKLAD from the coding sequence ATGGCGTCACCTAAAATTCTAGCCTTTGCAGGCAGTACCAGACAGAATTCTCATAACCAGCGTGTGCTCGAAGTCGCAGTGGCGGGTGCCCGGGCAGCAGGGGCGGAAGTGACAGTGGTCAATCTAAAGCATTATCCATTGCCTCTGTTTAATGAAGACCTGGAACGGAGTACGGGAGAACCCGATGCTGCTGCGAAACTGAAGCAGCTGTTCTTCGAGCACGATGGTCTGCTGATTGCATCACCTGAATACAACAGCTCAATTACGCCACTGCTGAAGAATACGATTGACTGGGTTTCACGGAAAGTCGGCGATGAAACACCACTCCAGGCTTATCGGGGTAAGGTAGCTGCTCTGGTATCAGCCTCACCGGGAGCCCTGGGAGGCCTGCGGGGACTGGTCCACGTCCGCTCGATTCTGGGAAACATCGGCGTGGTGGTTCTGCCGGATCAGGTCGCGGTTTCCAAGGCCCACGAAGCCTTCGATGAAAACGGCCAGCTCAAAGATGAAAATCAGCAGAAGTCTGTAAGTGGAGTCGGAGCAAAACTGGCAGAGATGCTACAGAAGCTGGCAGATTGA
- a CDS encoding DoxX family protein — translation MSQNPLAGLTSLAGRIMIATIFLMSAVGNKIPQFNNVAGYMASEGVPAPQIMLAGAIVFLIAGSLSVILGFKTRIGAGLLLVFLVLATYFFHDFWTLEDAQAQQAQMIQFMKNLALMGTMLFLMANGPGQMSLDQRKKSRG, via the coding sequence ATGTCTCAAAATCCACTGGCAGGACTGACGAGCTTAGCAGGCCGAATCATGATCGCGACCATTTTTCTGATGAGTGCTGTCGGAAACAAAATTCCCCAGTTCAATAACGTGGCCGGCTACATGGCTTCGGAAGGAGTTCCGGCACCCCAAATCATGCTGGCGGGGGCGATCGTGTTTCTGATTGCCGGGAGTCTGTCTGTCATTCTTGGTTTCAAGACGCGCATTGGTGCCGGCCTGCTACTGGTGTTCCTGGTACTGGCTACTTACTTTTTCCATGACTTCTGGACACTGGAAGATGCCCAGGCACAGCAGGCTCAAATGATTCAGTTCATGAAGAATTTGGCATTGATGGGGACAATGCTGTTCCTGATGGCTAACGGCCCGGGGCAGATGAGTCTTGATCAGCGCAAGAAGTCACGGGGGTAG
- a CDS encoding pirin family protein has product MIRVRKAEERGHADHGWLDTYHTFSFAGYQDPEHVHFRTLRVMNEDVVQPGQGFGTHPHRDMEIVTYVLEGALEHKDSMGNGEVLRAGEFQRMTAGTGITHSEFNPSATEPVHLYQIWLFPESKGIEPSYEQKQFPVSEQQNQLRLVASPEAEAGSLRIHQDARVYLSQIEAEKTVTYEMAEGRHAWLQVLRGSVLLNDVALDVSDGAAVSDTRNLKIQATADAEIMLFDLN; this is encoded by the coding sequence ATGATTCGTGTACGCAAGGCTGAGGAACGGGGCCATGCCGATCATGGCTGGCTCGATACTTATCACACTTTTTCGTTCGCTGGTTACCAGGATCCGGAGCACGTTCACTTTCGTACGCTGCGGGTCATGAATGAAGATGTGGTCCAACCGGGGCAGGGCTTCGGCACACATCCCCACCGGGACATGGAGATTGTGACTTATGTTCTGGAAGGTGCTCTCGAACATAAGGATTCGATGGGCAACGGTGAAGTCCTGCGGGCCGGCGAGTTCCAAAGGATGACAGCGGGGACGGGGATTACTCACAGTGAGTTCAACCCGTCCGCAACTGAGCCGGTGCACCTGTACCAGATCTGGTTGTTCCCGGAAAGTAAGGGGATCGAGCCCAGTTATGAACAAAAACAATTTCCCGTGAGTGAGCAACAGAATCAGCTGCGGCTGGTGGCTTCGCCCGAGGCAGAAGCAGGTTCGTTGCGAATTCATCAGGACGCGCGAGTTTATCTCTCGCAGATTGAAGCGGAAAAAACCGTTACATACGAAATGGCTGAAGGACGGCATGCCTGGTTGCAGGTTCTGAGGGGAAGTGTGCTGTTGAACGATGTTGCTCTGGATGTGAGCGACGGTGCCGCCGTGAGTGACACTCGAAACTTGAAGATCCAGGCAACCGCTGATGCCGAGATCATGCTGTTTGATCTGAACTAA
- a CDS encoding MarR family transcriptional regulator, producing the protein MKPTQLQQELKKKQAFQSPEIEAILNILRTSDQLQNRLGKMFREYGLTSSQYNVLRILRGEGKPLPSLEIASRMVQVVPAITGLIDRLEKQGLVRRKRCQKDRRVVYVEITSAGKDLLDEMDAPLSALHEELLGHLAEDELHELNRLLVKARQNCCVGARISG; encoded by the coding sequence ATGAAACCGACACAACTGCAACAGGAATTGAAGAAGAAGCAGGCATTTCAGTCCCCTGAAATCGAGGCGATTCTGAACATATTGCGTACCAGCGATCAGCTTCAGAACCGTCTCGGTAAGATGTTTCGGGAGTACGGGTTAACTTCATCACAGTATAATGTATTGCGGATTCTGCGGGGCGAGGGGAAACCATTGCCCAGTCTGGAAATCGCCAGCCGCATGGTTCAGGTCGTACCTGCGATTACCGGGCTGATTGACCGCCTGGAGAAACAGGGACTGGTACGGCGGAAACGCTGCCAGAAAGACCGACGAGTGGTTTACGTGGAGATCACATCAGCAGGAAAAGATCTGCTGGATGAGATGGATGCACCTTTAAGTGCGCTGCATGAGGAACTGTTAGGGCATCTGGCTGAAGATGAACTGCATGAATTGAATCGGCTGCTGGTCAAAGCGCGACAGAACTGTTGTGTTGGTGCCAGGATTTCAGGCTGA